The window ACTGAAAGCCTAGAAGTGGTAGCTTCACAAACCATAAGAGAAAACAGTTCTATTGCTTTTGATTACTTGACCCCCAATAAGTATTACATACGCATGATCTATGACGCTAATGATAACGGCAGGTATGATCCTGGAAGTTTCCTAGACAATCGCCAGCCGGAGAAAGTAGTGTACTTCCCAGACTTGATTGCCTTGCAAGCGAATTGGGATTATGTAACCAATATTACTCTAGAGTAAACGCGTCCCGATCTTCGAGAAACCTTAGTTTTTTTCTAGTGAATTCGATGTGTTCTTTGTCTAAAACCACTTGTTGAATTCCCTCCGTTTGCCAGGGGTGATCTTTGATCATCTCATGGCCTAGTACATCATATACTTGAGAATGACCACTGTAATCCATGCCAGTTCCATCAGTTCCTACTCGGTTGACGCCTATGCAATACGCCATGTTTTCAATGGCACGAGCTTTCAATAAGGCGTCCCATGCGTTGACTCTAGGCACTGGCCAGTTGGCCACATAGAGCAACACATCATAATCCTGCGTATTTCTCGCATAAACCGGGAAACGTAAATCATAGCAAATCTGCAAGTTGAATTTCCAACCCTTAAATTCTGCAATGACGGGTTTTTCACCACGGTCGTACACTTCATGTTCACCTGCTAGGGTAAAGGTGTGGCGTTTATCGTAAACGGTGAAATCACCATCAGGCTTCATAAATATCCCACGATTGCAATATGTACCCGAATCTTTTTTGAACATCACGCTGCCGTAAATCGCAAAATTTCCAGCCATCGCATGGTTTTTAAACCAATCATAAATGGTATAGGAGTACGCAATCTCTTGCGGATTCATAGAAAAGCCAGTGGTAAACATTTCTGGAAGAATTACTAGTTCTGTATTGCCGTAGAGCTCTTTGAGCTTGATATCAAAGGCGCTGAGGTTGAGCAATGGCTCTTCCCAGATGAGTTCTGTTTGTATGAGCGATACTTTGAGTTTTTTTGACATGTTGAATTAGAGTTCATTTAAAATTTTAGCGGCGGCAACCAGTTCTTCATCTTCCTTGGCAAAGCAAAACCGCAGCATTTTAGGATCGCGACCCTCCATAAAAACAGATATGGGTATCGATGCAAGTTTGTGGTCGATGGTTAACGCTTTCGCGAAAGCGATATCACCATCATCAGTGACCGCAGAATAGTCCAGTAGTTGAAAATAAGTACTTTCAGTGGGTTTGAACTTGAATTTACTGTTTTTGATGAGATTGAGAAATAAATCTCTTTTACGCTGGTAAAATTTACCTAGCTCTTGATAGTGTTTTGGGCTTTGTAAATAGGTGGCAACCGCTTGCTGCATAGGGTTATTGACACAAAATACCACTTGCTGATGGATCTTTAAAAATTCTTTCATGAGCGGTTGTGGGGCTAGACAAAAACCAGTTTTCCAGCCTGTCACATGAAAGGTCTTGCCGAAGCTTCCTGTAATAAAACTACGCTCCTTGAGTGCTGGATACCGGCTGGCGCTCAAATGCTCGCGACCATCAAAAATCATGTGTTCATACACCTCGTCGCTTAAAACGATAAGATCATTTTGTACAGCAATATTTTCTAGCTCCAGCATGTCCTTATGCGTCAATAGCTTACCGCTAGGGTTGTGTGGCGAGTTGATCAGGATCATTTTAGTTTTAGTAGACACACTAGAACGTACTTGTTCCCAATCAATAGTAAATTCGGGCAGCTGCATGGGGATTTTGACTGGAATCCCACCCGCAATTTTTATGGCAGGCTCATAGCAATCGTAGGCTGGTGTGAAGATAATCATTTCATCACCTTTAAAAATAGTAGCTTGGATAGCGGTGAAAATCCCTTGGGTCGCTCCAGCCGTCACGCAGATTTCTTCTTGGGGATGATAAAAAGCCTTGTGTTGCTCCTCAAACATCTGGCTGATGGCGACGCGCAATACAGGCACGCCCATCATGGGTGCGTATTGATTGTTGTTGTCAATAATCGCTTGAGACGCTAACTCTTTTAACTCCTGACTTGCTGGAAAACTGGGAAACCCTTGAGAAAGATTGAGCGCATCATGCTGATGAGCAAGTTGCGTCATTTGAGCAAATATAGAAGGGCTAGCTTCAGGCAGTTTAGAGCGTATTTGATTTTTGGCGATCATTTGGCTGCTAGGCAAAGATCAATATATTCTGACATGAAATCAAATAGACGGTCTTTATTCAAATTTCCTTTGTATTGTATTACAGATTTTTTATCAATGATTATATGGTCTGGATATGCCATAATCTTATATTCTGAAGCAATTGCAGTATTTTCTGGTATAATCTGGTAATCAAATTGTTTTTTATTCAAAAATTCTTCAAGCTCACTTTTTTTATTATAAGTAATCGCTAAAAACACAACGTCTTTACCTTTATACTTATCAACCAATTGATTGAGAACCGGCATCTCTTCTATACATGGCGCGCAACCTATAAACCAAAAATTTAAGACCACGACCTTACCTTTGAGGCTCTCGTTAGTATACACGTTACCATCCATATCAGTTACAGAAAAAGGTTTTGCATATTGACCTTTAAAATAGTTAGGATCCATCGCTTTTAAGCTCATCTGGAAGCTTTGTCTTTGTGCTTTTTCTGCTGCGCTGCTTTTTTTGTAGATGACTACACGCACTACATTATTGCTATCTGCAAACATTCGATCAATGCTATATTCAGGATTGTTGCGATACGCTTTTTTTGCATCGACATCTAATATATTGCCTTCTATATCGTAATAGGATATTTTCTTAGTGTCAAAATCTATCTCGTCAGAGGCTGGCGCTTTAGGATCTAACTCCTTGAGAGTAGATAGAACCTTGTCATTGATTACAGGCACAGTAACCATCTGCGCCATTGTCATGGGTGCGGTGATTAATAGCAGTAGGATTAGAGCTAGTAGATTATGTGTTTTCATCTGATTTATTTAAAGAGTATTCTTAAAGATAGTGCAAACTTCATCAGTAATAAAATGATCAAATCACCTCAATCTAAAAGGTGTGAAACGACTTTTCTTAATAAGAATGTATGGATTAAAAGAAGGAATTTACCAAAAATTTACCCATTCACCCTATCAAAAAAGGCTTTCTTGTACGTGTCGCTTACAGGAATGTAATCGCCAAGTATCACAGCTCTATTGCGTTCTATAAATTCAATCTTGTCCATAGCAATGATATAGCTTTTGTGAACGCGCATGAATTGGCTAGACGGTAAGATTTTCTCATAATGCTTCAAGTTTTCTAGCGTATGGATTTTTTGGTCCTTGAGAACTAAGGTCACATAATCTGCCATTCCCTTGATATAATGAATATCGGCTAGATTGACTTTGAGAGTTTTGTATTCGCTTTTGACAAAGATGTAATCCGGAGTAGTACTTTTTATCACTAGAGTTTCTGCGGTAGTTCTGGCGGTCAACTTACCAATCGCTTTCTGGAAGCGCTCTAGTGATATAGGTTTTAATAGGTAATCAACGATGTCTAATTCATAACCTTCCAACGCATATTGATCGTAAGCTGTAGTAAAAATGAGGGGGTATTTGTTTCCCACAATCTTAGAGAATTGAACACCAGTGAGCTCTGGCATTTGGATATCAGAAAAGATTACATCTGGTTGCAATTGTTCTAATTGCTGCAAGGCCTCAATGGGGTTGGTAAATGATTTTAGTAATTGCACAGCATCAGTTTTTGAAACATGTGCTTCTAAAAGCTCTAATGCTAGCGGTTCGTCATCGATAAGAACACATCTGATCATGATTTTAAATTTATGATGATGGTGATTTTAAAGAACTCGTCATTTGCCTCTTTAAGCAACTTGAAGTGATCGCCATAGGTGAGCAATAAGCGCTTTTGTAGATTTTCTATGCCTATACCGCCTACCTCATGCTTTTCTCTCTTAGCGATTGCATTACGTACCCATACCACAAGTTGGTCGTCTTGCATAGAGGTGTGAATCTCTATAGGTCTTTTAGCGTTTGTTACCACCCCATGTTTGAAGGCATTTTCTACCAGCGGCATGATCATAAATGGTGCTACACGTAGATCTAGAACATTTGGAGTTGTGGTGATGGTGGTTTGTACGCTTTCGCGAAAGCGTAATTTTTCTAATTCTATGTATCCATTTACAGCCTCGAGCTCCTTCCGAATGCTTACTAATTTATCTGTTTCATATAAGCTGTACCGAAGCAGCTGGCTTAATTTTTCAATGGCCGGTAAAGCTTTGTCTGACTGCATGTTGATCAACGAATAAATGTTGTTGAGCATGTTGAACAAAAAGTGCGGATTGATCTGGGACTTGAGAAAAGCCAGTTCTGACTTTTTGTTCTCTAACAACAATTCCTGCTGCTGCCGATCCCGTACGCTAGAATACTGTATAAAAAACCAGCAAACACCAAAGGCTGTATAAAGGATCGCATAGTACAGATTGTCCGTAATATAGTACAGGGCGGTTGTGCCTTCATAGTAATTACCATAACCCGTAATTGCTTTGATAATGATTTCTTCTACCATGTAGCGCAATCCTATGACGGCTAAAGCAATAGCGATGATTCCTATCAGGGTGAGCCCTTTTCCTTGCTTTTTATACCTGTAAAAAAGGAATACATAGGAGAATAGCGCATAGGCGAGAAATAGAACCGACGACTGCAGGAACCCTAGAGCACTGTTTAAGGGGGCGCTCAAGAACATATCTAAATAAGTGCTGGATCTCAATAGTTCTCGCAACACCTCCATGATGAGGAAGAAGATATAAAACGACGCAATAAAACGGGCTAATCTCAATTTCATGTAGTGAATTTAGGGATTACAGCAGGAATTGCATTTCAAATATCTATGAATTGGCAGATTGTGTCTATGAAATCGGCAATGTCATAATCTTGGGAGTCGTCGACACAATTATGAGGATCGTCGATTGTACTCTTAAAGCGCTGTAGTGTGCTCTTACTTTTGGATCAAATAATAATCAAAAACAATTTATCATGAGAACACTAACACTTTCCATCATCGTTGTGATAACTGCTGTATTTATGGCAAACAGTCAATCCATTAACGAAGAGCAATTTATGAAAGAAGCAAAAGATGCTTTTGACTTTGACAAGACACCTGTTCTTTTATTGGGAACCTGGCATATGGGCTATACCAGCGATGCCACTAAATCTGGCTACGACGCCAGTCGCCCAGAACGTCGTACTGAAATATCTGAACTTGCCCTGCAATTAGCTCAAGAGTTTAAACCCACTAAAATCTTAGTAGAAGTTGTTCCAGAACGTCAAGCAGAAATGGACTCGCTCTACCAACTTTATCTCGAGAATCCAAATAAGTTAAGCACCTATGGTGGTGAGGTAGGTCTTTTAGCATTTCAAATAGCTCGTGCCAGCGGTGCCAGCTTGCATGCCATCGATCATAAAATGGGTTATGATTATGGCAGCATAGGACGTCTTGCAGATTCTACTAAGAATAAAGTCGTGGCGGGTTACTATGCTCAGTTGATGCCTCACTTGCAAAAGGCTTCACAGTTGGAAACAACAGCGACTACAAAGCAGCTGTATCGTTATTCCAATACGCCAGAGTACATCAGTTTTTTAAAAAACACAAATTCTGATATTTTTACCTATGTGAATACGCCAGGCAAGTTTGAAGGCGCAGACGTTGCTGCAGATTTCTATAAACGGAACCTGAGAATTTATGCAAACATCAACCGTGTTGAAATCACCCCAGAAGATCGAGTTCTTGTATTAAACGGTGGCGCGCATATCGCCTTCTTTAAGGAGTTCATGGCTAGTAGCCCTAAATATGATGTGGTGGATGTGCAGGAGTATTTGAAGGACTGAATAATTTTTTCAGCCAAATCAAAAAAAACCCGATCTGGAAAGATCGGGTTTTGATATTCACAACGATACTTATTAAGCTATCGTTTCTGCTTTAAGGTACTCGCGGTTCATGCGAGCGATGTTATCTAACTTAATTCCTTTAGGACATTCTACCATACATGCACCAGTATTAGAACAGTTTCCAAACCCTTCTTCATCCATCTGGCGTACCATCGCTTCAACACGATCTGTAGCCTCAATTTCGCCTTGCGGTAATAATGCGAACTGAGAGATTTTAGCACTGGTAAACAGCATTGCACTTGCATTTTTACAAGCCGCAACACATGCACCACAACCTATACAGGTCGCTGACCAGAAAGCTTCATCTGCCTTTTCTTTTTCGATTGGAATCGAATTCGCATCCTGGGTGTTTCCTGAAGTGTTTACAGAAATGTAACCACCAGCTTGCTGGATTCTATCAAAAGCAGAACGGTCTACGATCAAATCCTTTACTACTGGAAATGCCTTAGCACGGAATGGCTCAATAGTAATTGTGTCACCATCGTTGAACTTGCGCATGTGCAATTGACAAGTAGTAGTCAATTTTTGCGGTCCGTGAGGCTCTCCATTAATCATCATGTTACAAGATCCACAGATTCCTTCACGACAGTCATGATCAAACTCTACAGGAATATCACCCTTGTTGATCAATTCCTCATTCAGGATGTCCATCATTTCTAAAAAGGACATGTCACCATCCACGCCGTCTAGCGGGTAGTCAACTAACTTCCCTTTTACATTAGGACCTTCTTGTCTCCAGATTTTAAGATTCAGTTTCATGCTTCATCTATTGTTTGTTCGCAGTTTCAATTCAATACTTTTCCTGCGGTGTTATTGTGATAGTTCGCTTTCGCGAAAGCGAACTAATTTTAATATTATTTATAAGAACGAGTCTTGAGTTCTACATTTTCAAATACCAGTTCTTCTTTATGCAGCTTTGCGTCACGAGGGTTTTCATTGTATTCCCAAGCTGATACGTATGCGTAGTTCTCATCATCACGCAGCGCTTCACCTTCAGGCGTTTGATACTCCTCACGGAAGTGTCCACCACAGCTCTCATTACGATCCAGTGCATCTTTAGCAAACAACTCACCTAATTCTAGGAAGTCTGCCACGCGGCCTGCTTTTTCTAGCTCTTGATTCTTAGTATCTGCTGTTCCAGTCACACGTACATTTGCCCAGAAATCTTCACGCAAATCTCTGATTTCATCCATAGCGGACTGTAGATCAGTAGCATTACGAGACATTCCACATTTGTCCCACATGATCAGACCTAGTTTTTTGTGGTAGTAATCCACACTGTGCTTGCCAGAACCGTTCAATAATTTCTCAATGCGTTCTCTAGTTTCTTTTTCGGTTTGATCAAATTCTGGGGTATCTGTTGGGATCTCTCCAGTACGTATCTCATCTGCCAGATAATCACCTATGGTATAAGGCAAAACAAAGTAACCATCAGCCAGTCCTTGCATCAGCGCACTTGCACCTAGACGGTTGGCACCATGGTCTGAGAAATTAGCCTCTCCAGCCGCAAAACATCCAGGAATTGTAGTCTGTAGGTTGTAATCTACCCAAAGTCCACCCATCGTATAGTGAACCGCTGGGAAAATCTTCATAGGCACCTCATAAGGATTGTCATCAGAAATATTCTGGTACATATCGAAAAGGTTACCATATTTCTTCTTGATCACTTCTTTTCCTAGCTTGATCATCTCCGCTTCAGTAGCGTTTTTATGACCATGCGTTAAAGCTTCCACTTTACCGTAACGTTTAAAAGCTGCTTCAAAATCAAGGTACACTGCTTGACCGGTTTTGTTCACACCATAACCAGCATCGCAACGCTCCTTAGCAGCTCTAGATGCCACATCTCGTGGAACTAAGTTACCAAAGGCTGGATAACGACGCTCTAGGTAGTAATCTCTATCTTCTTCTGCGAGGTCAACGCCGCGTTTCTTTCCTGCGCGGATCGCCTCTGCATCTTCTTTTTTCTTAGGAACCCAGATACGTCCGTCATTTCTGAGGGATTCTGACATCAAGGTTAGTTTGGATTGGTGTTCACCACTTACTGGAATACAAGTTGGGTGAATTTGAGTATAACATGGGTTTGCAAAGTAAGCTCCACGACGGTGTGTTCTCCACGCTGCCATTACGTTACTTCCCATCGCATTGGTAGAAAGGAAAAATACGTTCCCGTATCCACCAGATGCGATCACAACTGCATGCGCTCCATGACGTTCAATCTCGCCTGTAACTAAGTTACGAGCAATGATACCGCGAGCTTTACCATCTACAACCACAAGATCTAACATCTCATGACGGTTGAACGGTTGTACTTTACCACGGTTGATTTGTCTGTTCAATGCAGAATAAGCACCTAACAATAGCTGCTGTCCTGTTTGACCTGCGGCATAGAATGTTCTAGACACTAGAACCCCACCAAAAGAGCGGTTGTCCAGTAATCCACCATATTCTCGTGCAAAAGGAACCCCTTGTGCTACACACTGGTCAATGATATTGGACGAAACCTCTGCAAGTCTATGAACGTTTGCTTCTCTAGAGCGGTAGTCACCACCTTTAATCGTATCGTAAAACAAGCGATAGTTGGAATCCCCATCACCTTGATAGTTTTTTGCTGCATTGATACCACCTTGTGCAGCAATGGAGTGCGCACGGCGTGGAGAATCGTTATAGCAGAACGTCTTAACGTTGTAACCCAATTCACCTAAAGTTGCAGCAGCAGAACTACCTGCAAGTCCAGTTCCCACAACGATAACATCAATGTTACGCTTGTTAGCCGGGTTGACTAGGTTAATGTGATTTTTATGATAAACCCACTTCTCATCGAGTGGTCCCTGAGGTATTTTTGAATCTAAAACTGCCATAATTATGCTGTTATTGGATTAAAATGATGATATAAAGCGATGAAGATAAATCCAGCCGGAATCAAAACAGCCCATGCATAGGTGATCTTTTTAAGCGTATCACCTTTCTTCACACTTTTTACTCCCATGGATTGAAACGAGCTATTGAAACCGTGCCATAAGTGTAATGATAATAGTACAAATGATATTACATAAAGGACCACTCTCCATACAGGTTCAAATTTATGAACGGTCTCTGCATAGTATCGAGTAGGGGATTCTGGCTCTGCATAAATAAATTTGTAAGCAATCTCGTGTGCCCAAAAATCATACATATGTAATCCTAAAAATGCTAGAACTACAAGTCCAGTAATGACCATGTTTCTAGAAACCCAAGGCGAGTTTGAATTACCATCAAACCTTTTATATTTAATAGGCCGCGCCTTATTATTTTGATATTCAAGAACAATTCCCATGACAAAGTGAACAATAAGCCCAGCAAGCAAAATAGGCTGCAAGACAAACTGAACCAGCGGGTTATATCCCATAAAGTGAGACCACTCATTGAAAGTGTCTGGAGCAATTACTGAAGTAATGTTAATCGTAAAATGTTGTGTAAGAAAAACTACCAGAAATAAACCTGATAAGGCCATCACCCATTTGCGTGCAATAGAAGATTTAATCAAAGCGCTCATGTATAGATTTTTAATTTGTCGCAAAGATAGTTGCGAAAGCCGCCATATTCAATTAAGGTTTTTGATATATCGGTAATCTCTGCATTATTTGGATTGAATCTTAATAATTTGAACCCACCTTGTACATTAAGTCGAAAACTTGCTCTTGAAATTACGCAATGATACTATGATCAGTTGTTTTTGAAAGTTCGCTTTCGCGAAAGCGAAATAAAAAAGCCACTAGATATATCTAATGGCTTTTGGAAAATTAAAGTTGTGGTATGCTCTAGATACAACTAGGATTAGGATTTACTGGAACATCTGTAGTAAGGGTATGATACCAGGCTAATGCTGGGTCATTTGCTTGAACCGTACGCAAAACCATTCTGTTTTCCGTGATCTCTAATATCTCATACTCGCTGCTACCCACGTACCAGCTCATGAAATTATTATTTGCCAATAGCATACTGGTTTTTCTAGATCGATCTTCTGGTACATCTGTATTAGTAGTAGGCGTAAATGTAACGGTTCCTGGTGCTGGAGCAGTGAATGGCAGGCATTCGTCAGCATTATCAGGGTTGTTAGCAGATGGTCCACCAAACTGACTTAGGTATGAATTATGGAAATAAGTACTACCGAAGTTTTTCAATTCAAATATGACATTGTTTCCATTCATTGTAAAAATCATCTCATCCTCATAAAAACACTCTGTGAGCTCGTTACAATACCTCCCAAAAGCCGGAACTGGGAAAAATGCTGGGGTGTAATAGGACTCTGGAGATTGTCCACCTATAAGTAAGGTAGGTCCCACGCCCCAATGTCCATTTTCAGCAACAGACCAGTACCATGTTTTGCTAGAACCACCAGTTAAAAACTCCTTAGCTTCTGAGTCATCAAAGGTACTCAGGACATCGATTACAAATGTTTGTGTAGTAGCAGCACCAGCTGTACCCGTGGCAGTCACGGTTACACTATAGCTGTTCACGCCCAAGTCAACAAACCGATGCTCAATGGCACCATTGAAAGTGGATCCGGTGCGGCCGTCGCCAAAATCATATGTATAATTCAAAGCATTATCTGCCGTTGAACTAAAAACAACGATACCTGTACCGTCACCATTCGGATCCGTAGAACTTTCTCCTTGTATGGCTACATTCACATTTAGATTGCTAGGGGTGATAATATCACCAAATTCTGTATCGTCCTCTTGACAAGATTGAAAGGAAACCGCCAGTGTCAAAACGATCATAAGTTTATATAAATATTTCATTTCAATTATTTTAGTTTGTTTTTATTAAATCATCGATATAGATGGTCTCTGCAGAAGAAGTCGCCTGTAAAGGGTCAAAAAATATAACCACATTTCTAAGATCTTCTGTTGTATTACCGTTGAAGTTTGTAAAAGTCAATTCTTCCCATGCGTTCGAAACACTAGTGGTTACACTGGTCACTTCTTGAAAGGAACCACCGTCGCCTACTCTCTCGATTTTGAGCCATACTGGCAATCCAGCCCTAGGAGAATACACTTTCAATGTAAACGTGGTAGAAGCATCGAAAGCTACTGGCTGATCCAGAACTATTGCAACTAATGAAAAGTTATTTGGGCCAGTTGGAGGTCTGTTAAATTGCATCACTCTACTGGAATTATTTATACCACCTGCAACAGGATTAGCGATAATGGAGAACGCACCGTTGTTAGTTCCAATATTGTATTGTCTTCTTGTATCCTCAAAAGTCAATGGTAGAAGAATTGGCGGGCCGTCTGCTAGCTCTATATCATCAAAGTAGTTTATGTCTCCCGTTGGGGCATTACCTAAATCAAAGAATATGACAAATCTGCTAAATGGTTGTGATGTGTCTAAACCAGTGGTGTCAAAGAAAAGAGTTTCCCACTCACTGACTTTAGTAGTAAACGCTTCAAAATCTGCTGAAGCAATAGATCCATCTGCATTTTCCAGCTTCATTGTAACTTTAGTTCCAACAGGCATTGGAGACCTAGTTTTCATTCTAAAACCCTGAGGTCCGGAAAAATCAATAGGTCTACTCAACGGTACAACGACGCCTCCGAAAACTTGACTGCCTGTCTTTTGAATGCGAACAACCTTGCCACTGTTATTGTCAACACTCGAATCTGGATTGTCAACTATAGAAACATCTGATTCAAAGCCTATCAAATTGTAGTTGAGTGTTGCTGACTCGAAAGTCAAGGGTAGAGTCACAGGGTCTTCTATTATTACAACCTCTGTAGTAGAAGTTGTAGCAGCTCCACCACTCAATGCAGTCACTGTTATAGTATAAGTTCCTGTACTAGAATATTCATAATCTACGGTATCAGCTTCAGTAAAAGCTAAGGGAGCCGCAGCTGGATCCTCACCAAACGTAGCCTCAAATGAGGTTTCAAAATCTGCAGTAGCCGAGACGGATACACCAAAATTGGAAGACGCACTTTTTGTTACGTTAACAACTAAGTTTTCTGGAGCCTTGAATGACACTTCTAAATTCTTAGTCAACTCTGCAGTTTGACCTGCCAGATTAGTCGCTACTACACGTACTGGAAAAGATCCCTCAGAATAATTACGCTGTGCTTTCTCACCAAGGGATAGTACGGTCGATTCACCTGTTCCATCGCCATAAAACACTTCGAAACTACTGACGCTTTTTCCAGATGGAGCTATGGTCACTAGACCAGTATTGTCTTGGGTTATATTATAAATCAAGTCAATATTGGATGGCGCTTCTATGTCAACTGTCAAATCTTTAACATCGTCGCTGTCACAACTGTAAAGCGTTGCGAACGCTACAACTAGAATGACTAGAAAAAATTTAATATTTTTCATTTTAAAATGTTTTTAATAATTAGGGTTTTGCTCCCAGCGATCTCCCGCGAGTAATATCTCTTCTAAAGGTATAGGAAACACATCATGTTTTCCAGATATAAAGCCGTTGATCTCAGCAGCTGCACGGCCTGTTCTAACTAGGTCAAAGAAATGATGGCCTTCTCCTACAAGCTCCAATCTTCTATCAACAAATATGGCGTCTCTTAATGCAGATCCAGAAAATTCTACGTTGGGTAAATTAGCTCGGTTACGTACGATGTTTAAATATGTTCTTGCTTGTCCATCACCCAGATTGCCACTGTTGTAGGCCTCAGCTGCCATTAAATAGACATCTGCCAATCGAATTGCTCTATAATTGTTAGGATTGGTCAAGTTTGCATCTCCAGTGTTCAAATCACCTTGTCTGGCGATGTATTTTCTGTTGTAATAACCGGTATGTTCGTAACCTTTGCTAAAAGTCGCTCCGTTAGCTGCTGCAAACTCTTCTATGTCTAGAATAGCGGTATTCTTTCTTACATCAGCTGGTTCAAATAAATCTACTACCTCTTGAGTTGGAACATTAAAGCTGAATCCTGAATCAAATAATGGGCCGTTATAATTTCTAATACCATTGAAGCCTACCGCCACATTTCCTTCACTAC of the Nonlabens marinus S1-08 genome contains:
- a CDS encoding TlpA family protein disulfide reductase — protein: MKTHNLLALILLLLITAPMTMAQMVTVPVINDKVLSTLKELDPKAPASDEIDFDTKKISYYDIEGNILDVDAKKAYRNNPEYSIDRMFADSNNVVRVVIYKKSSAAEKAQRQSFQMSLKAMDPNYFKGQYAKPFSVTDMDGNVYTNESLKGKVVVLNFWFIGCAPCIEEMPVLNQLVDKYKGKDVVFLAITYNKKSELEEFLNKKQFDYQIIPENTAIASEYKIMAYPDHIIIDKKSVIQYKGNLNKDRLFDFMSEYIDLCLAAK
- a CDS encoding fumarate reductase/succinate dehydrogenase flavoprotein subunit, whose amino-acid sequence is MAVLDSKIPQGPLDEKWVYHKNHINLVNPANKRNIDVIVVGTGLAGSSAAATLGELGYNVKTFCYNDSPRRAHSIAAQGGINAAKNYQGDGDSNYRLFYDTIKGGDYRSREANVHRLAEVSSNIIDQCVAQGVPFAREYGGLLDNRSFGGVLVSRTFYAAGQTGQQLLLGAYSALNRQINRGKVQPFNRHEMLDLVVVDGKARGIIARNLVTGEIERHGAHAVVIASGGYGNVFFLSTNAMGSNVMAAWRTHRRGAYFANPCYTQIHPTCIPVSGEHQSKLTLMSESLRNDGRIWVPKKKEDAEAIRAGKKRGVDLAEEDRDYYLERRYPAFGNLVPRDVASRAAKERCDAGYGVNKTGQAVYLDFEAAFKRYGKVEALTHGHKNATEAEMIKLGKEVIKKKYGNLFDMYQNISDDNPYEVPMKIFPAVHYTMGGLWVDYNLQTTIPGCFAAGEANFSDHGANRLGASALMQGLADGYFVLPYTIGDYLADEIRTGEIPTDTPEFDQTEKETRERIEKLLNGSGKHSVDYYHKKLGLIMWDKCGMSRNATDLQSAMDEIRDLREDFWANVRVTGTADTKNQELEKAGRVADFLELGELFAKDALDRNESCGGHFREEYQTPEGEALRDDENYAYVSAWEYNENPRDAKLHKEELVFENVELKTRSYK
- a CDS encoding methionine aminotransferase yields the protein MIAKNQIRSKLPEASPSIFAQMTQLAHQHDALNLSQGFPSFPASQELKELASQAIIDNNNQYAPMMGVPVLRVAISQMFEEQHKAFYHPQEEICVTAGATQGIFTAIQATIFKGDEMIIFTPAYDCYEPAIKIAGGIPVKIPMQLPEFTIDWEQVRSSVSTKTKMILINSPHNPSGKLLTHKDMLELENIAVQNDLIVLSDEVYEHMIFDGREHLSASRYPALKERSFITGSFGKTFHVTGWKTGFCLAPQPLMKEFLKIHQQVVFCVNNPMQQAVATYLQSPKHYQELGKFYQRKRDLFLNLIKNSKFKFKPTESTYFQLLDYSAVTDDGDIAFAKALTIDHKLASIPISVFMEGRDPKMLRFCFAKEDEELVAAAKILNEL
- a CDS encoding sensor histidine kinase, translated to MKLRLARFIASFYIFFLIMEVLRELLRSSTYLDMFLSAPLNSALGFLQSSVLFLAYALFSYVFLFYRYKKQGKGLTLIGIIAIALAVIGLRYMVEEIIIKAITGYGNYYEGTTALYYITDNLYYAILYTAFGVCWFFIQYSSVRDRQQQELLLENKKSELAFLKSQINPHFLFNMLNNIYSLINMQSDKALPAIEKLSQLLRYSLYETDKLVSIRKELEAVNGYIELEKLRFRESVQTTITTTPNVLDLRVAPFMIMPLVENAFKHGVVTNAKRPIEIHTSMQDDQLVVWVRNAIAKREKHEVGGIGIENLQKRLLLTYGDHFKLLKEANDEFFKITIIINLKS
- a CDS encoding LytR/AlgR family response regulator transcription factor codes for the protein MIRCVLIDDEPLALELLEAHVSKTDAVQLLKSFTNPIEALQQLEQLQPDVIFSDIQMPELTGVQFSKIVGNKYPLIFTTAYDQYALEGYELDIVDYLLKPISLERFQKAIGKLTARTTAETLVIKSTTPDYIFVKSEYKTLKVNLADIHYIKGMADYVTLVLKDQKIHTLENLKHYEKILPSSQFMRVHKSYIIAMDKIEFIERNRAVILGDYIPVSDTYKKAFFDRVNG
- a CDS encoding nitrilase family protein, yielding MSKKLKVSLIQTELIWEEPLLNLSAFDIKLKELYGNTELVILPEMFTTGFSMNPQEIAYSYTIYDWFKNHAMAGNFAIYGSVMFKKDSGTYCNRGIFMKPDGDFTVYDKRHTFTLAGEHEVYDRGEKPVIAEFKGWKFNLQICYDLRFPVYARNTQDYDVLLYVANWPVPRVNAWDALLKARAIENMAYCIGVNRVGTDGTGMDYSGHSQVYDVLGHEMIKDHPWQTEGIQQVVLDKEHIEFTRKKLRFLEDRDAFTLE
- a CDS encoding succinate dehydrogenase/fumarate reductase iron-sulfur subunit encodes the protein MKLNLKIWRQEGPNVKGKLVDYPLDGVDGDMSFLEMMDILNEELINKGDIPVEFDHDCREGICGSCNMMINGEPHGPQKLTTTCQLHMRKFNDGDTITIEPFRAKAFPVVKDLIVDRSAFDRIQQAGGYISVNTSGNTQDANSIPIEKEKADEAFWSATCIGCGACVAACKNASAMLFTSAKISQFALLPQGEIEATDRVEAMVRQMDEEGFGNCSNTGACMVECPKGIKLDNIARMNREYLKAETIA
- a CDS encoding DUF5694 domain-containing protein, which produces MRTLTLSIIVVITAVFMANSQSINEEQFMKEAKDAFDFDKTPVLLLGTWHMGYTSDATKSGYDASRPERRTEISELALQLAQEFKPTKILVEVVPERQAEMDSLYQLYLENPNKLSTYGGEVGLLAFQIARASGASLHAIDHKMGYDYGSIGRLADSTKNKVVAGYYAQLMPHLQKASQLETTATTKQLYRYSNTPEYISFLKNTNSDIFTYVNTPGKFEGADVAADFYKRNLRIYANINRVEITPEDRVLVLNGGAHIAFFKEFMASSPKYDVVDVQEYLKD